One Anaerohalosphaeraceae bacterium DNA segment encodes these proteins:
- the nuoF gene encoding NADH-quinone oxidoreductase subunit NuoF, which translates to MSDKQYKLTFCDGSGCLKNQAREFRQVFEEELQRQQLQQNVQIHLSGCLGMCGKGPILIVNPGYIMYGHLRTEDASEIVQEHLINGRPVSRLIIQEDHLYNRFFRIFGDSEFFGRQMRIALRNCGVIDPEKIDDYLAMRGYEALAKVLTEMTPQQVIEEVKKSGLRGRGGAGFPTGLKWEYTAKQTDPEKYVICNADEGDPGAFMDRSAIEGDPHTVLEGMIIGGYAIGSRQGIIYIRAEYPLAVQRLKKAIEDARREGFLGERILGTDFSFDIRICLGAGAFVCGEETALIHSIEGSRGMPRPRPPYPSVSGLFGKPTLINNVETWANIPVIIIDGADWFSSIGTATSKGTKVFALAGKVRNTGLVEVPMGTTLRDIVFGIGGGIPNGKKFKAVQTGGPSGGCLPEQYLDTQIDYESLAKAGSIMGSGGMIVIDEDSCMVRMARFFIEFTQDESCGKCTPCREGTKRMLEILTRITRGQGRPGDIEKLERLGTMIQKASLCGLGQSAPNPVLSTIRNFREEYEEHIHQKKCRAHECTALLTYVVQDNCVGCGACKRVCPVNAVSGNRKEKHTIDPKLCIKCGQCYDACKFNAIAKV; encoded by the coding sequence GTGTCGGACAAGCAGTATAAATTGACGTTTTGCGACGGCTCCGGATGCCTGAAGAATCAGGCGAGGGAGTTTCGTCAAGTTTTTGAAGAAGAACTCCAGCGGCAGCAGCTCCAGCAGAATGTTCAGATTCATCTGAGCGGCTGTCTGGGCATGTGCGGCAAAGGCCCGATTCTGATTGTCAACCCGGGCTATATTATGTACGGTCACCTCCGCACGGAGGATGCGTCAGAAATCGTTCAGGAGCATCTGATAAACGGACGGCCGGTTTCCCGTCTGATAATTCAGGAGGACCATTTGTATAACCGGTTTTTCCGGATCTTCGGGGATTCGGAGTTTTTCGGCCGGCAGATGCGGATTGCTCTTCGCAACTGCGGTGTGATTGACCCGGAAAAGATTGATGATTATCTGGCGATGCGGGGATACGAGGCCCTGGCCAAAGTGCTTACGGAGATGACGCCGCAGCAGGTGATTGAAGAGGTCAAGAAAAGCGGTCTGCGCGGCCGCGGCGGTGCAGGGTTTCCCACCGGATTAAAGTGGGAATACACCGCCAAACAGACCGACCCGGAGAAATATGTTATCTGCAACGCCGACGAAGGAGACCCCGGGGCGTTTATGGACCGCAGTGCGATTGAAGGGGACCCGCATACCGTTCTGGAAGGAATGATTATCGGCGGGTATGCCATCGGGTCCCGTCAGGGCATCATTTATATCCGAGCGGAGTATCCGCTGGCGGTCCAGCGGCTGAAAAAGGCGATTGAAGACGCCCGGCGAGAGGGATTTCTCGGCGAGCGAATCCTCGGGACGGATTTTTCCTTCGACATTCGGATTTGCCTGGGAGCCGGGGCTTTTGTCTGCGGAGAGGAGACAGCATTGATTCACTCCATAGAGGGCTCGCGCGGGATGCCCCGTCCGCGTCCCCCGTATCCGTCCGTCAGCGGTCTGTTCGGCAAGCCGACGCTGATTAACAACGTTGAGACGTGGGCCAATATTCCGGTGATTATTATTGACGGAGCTGACTGGTTCAGCAGCATCGGCACGGCGACCAGCAAAGGAACCAAGGTCTTTGCGCTGGCCGGCAAGGTACGCAATACCGGTCTGGTGGAAGTGCCGATGGGCACCACGCTGCGGGACATCGTGTTCGGCATCGGCGGCGGAATCCCCAACGGCAAGAAGTTCAAAGCTGTTCAGACTGGCGGGCCCAGCGGAGGGTGCCTCCCCGAACAGTATCTGGATACCCAGATTGATTATGAATCGCTCGCCAAGGCCGGCTCGATTATGGGCTCCGGCGGGATGATTGTGATTGACGAGGATTCGTGCATGGTGCGAATGGCTCGATTCTTTATCGAGTTTACCCAGGATGAGTCCTGCGGCAAATGCACACCGTGCCGGGAAGGAACCAAACGGATGCTCGAAATCCTGACTCGGATTACCCGCGGTCAGGGCCGCCCCGGAGACATCGAAAAACTTGAGCGGCTGGGCACAATGATTCAGAAGGCTTCGCTGTGCGGACTGGGGCAGTCCGCCCCCAACCCGGTGCTGAGCACCATTCGGAATTTCCGGGAAGAGTATGAAGAGCATATTCATCAGAAGAAATGCCGGGCGCATGAGTGTACGGCCCTTCTGACTTATGTGGTTCAGGACAACTGCGTGGGCTGCGGGGCCTGCAAGCGGGTCTGCCCGGTCAATGCGGTGTCCGGAAATCGAAAAGAAAAACATACAATTGATCCGAAACTGTGCATCAAATGCGGACAATGCTATGATGCCTGCAAGTTTAATGCGATTGCGAAAGTGTGA
- a CDS encoding (2Fe-2S) ferredoxin domain-containing protein: MVTPMDLIRKKRAEAVNRIISKGYLSTKRVYVGMATCEIAAGSKDVMAVFQDAIAKGLTDVYLSQKGCAGRCNLEPTVEVVEEGKVPVKYGLVTPERAREIIERHLKKGEVIQEWVI, encoded by the coding sequence GTGGTTACGCCGATGGATTTAATCCGAAAAAAGCGTGCGGAAGCGGTGAACCGCATTATCAGCAAAGGGTATCTGTCTACCAAACGTGTTTATGTGGGGATGGCGACCTGTGAAATCGCCGCCGGCTCCAAGGACGTAATGGCGGTTTTTCAGGATGCCATTGCAAAAGGATTGACCGATGTGTATCTGAGCCAGAAGGGCTGTGCCGGCCGCTGCAATCTGGAGCCGACGGTGGAGGTGGTCGAAGAAGGCAAAGTCCCCGTCAAATACGGTCTGGTGACGCCCGAGCGAGCCCGTGAAATCATTGAACGGCATCTGAAAAAAGGTGAAGTAATCCAGGAATGGGTGATTTAG
- the nuoE gene encoding NADH-quinone oxidoreductase subunit NuoE: MTQVQTEKLQALREAMQAARNDAHPESHLIGILHKVQEIFGYLPREMMDEVAQTLEIPTAHIWGVATFYHYFNLEPIGRYVVSVCMGTACYVKGAAGVLETLKKELGVEVGKTTADGLFTLQEARCLGACGIAPVMMIGEKIYGQLDSKKTIDIINQYRKAAAEEKSAVGAEARRGKP; encoded by the coding sequence ATGACTCAGGTTCAAACGGAAAAACTTCAGGCCCTTCGGGAGGCCATGCAGGCGGCCCGAAACGATGCTCATCCGGAATCGCATCTGATCGGGATTCTGCATAAGGTTCAGGAGATTTTCGGCTATCTGCCTCGTGAGATGATGGACGAAGTTGCCCAGACACTCGAGATTCCGACCGCCCATATCTGGGGGGTGGCGACCTTTTATCACTACTTTAATCTGGAGCCCATCGGACGGTATGTGGTGAGTGTCTGCATGGGAACGGCCTGTTATGTCAAAGGCGCCGCCGGCGTCCTGGAAACCCTCAAAAAAGAATTGGGCGTTGAAGTCGGCAAGACGACGGCCGATGGTCTGTTTACCCTTCAGGAAGCCCGCTGTCTGGGGGCCTGCGGGATTGCCCCGGTGATGATGATTGGCGAAAAGATTTACGGACAACTGGATAGTAAAAAAACAATTGATATAATTAACCAGTATCGCAAGGCCGCCGCAGAGGAAAAATCGGCTGTCGGGGCGGAAGCTCGACGTGGGAAACCTTGA
- a CDS encoding NADH-dependent [FeFe] hydrogenase, group A6: MSRLITITINDKPYQVEPNQTIMQAADKLGFHIPRLCYHPKLSIEGACRVCIVEVEGMKNYVASCAFPVSDGMKIRTNTQALRTARRDIIELILDNHPQDCHTCERDGNCELQRLAASMGIRARHFEGERKRYEKDLSSDAVIRDPEKCILCGRCVRMCSEIQQVHNLTQAHRGFHTVVMPAYNMPMGESVCTACGQCINVCPTAAFLEKNYTQELFEKLNDPNLVKVVQFAPSVRAAIGEAFGLEPGLNMEGQLVASLRKLGFDYVFDTQFAADLTIMEEASEFLERLQSGGVLPMITSCSSAWMKCLEQFYPDLIPNVSTCKSPMSMQGAVTKTYFARKKKIDPRKILSVAVMCCTAKKYEAARPELMFDGMRGVDIVVTTREAAWMIKSAGIDLVHIQPEEPDHPLGISSGAGAIFGATGGVMEAAIRTAYELYTGETLVDIEVEAVRGLKGIKEGSIVMDGKEIRVAVAHGLGNACRLLERVRQDPSRYHFIEIMGCPGGCVGGGGQPYAQINSIPLDDDNLRKRAQALYDLDKAKTIRRSHDNPDVQKLYKEFLQSPLSPVSHQYLHTHYKAKTPVGIIPRKERTMSGDSK; this comes from the coding sequence ATGAGCCGATTGATTACCATTACCATTAACGATAAACCCTATCAGGTCGAGCCGAACCAGACGATCATGCAGGCGGCCGACAAGCTCGGGTTTCATATCCCCCGGCTTTGCTATCACCCCAAACTGTCGATTGAAGGGGCCTGCCGGGTTTGTATTGTGGAAGTGGAAGGAATGAAGAATTATGTGGCTTCCTGTGCCTTCCCCGTCAGTGATGGAATGAAGATTCGCACAAATACGCAGGCCCTGCGGACGGCCCGCCGGGACATTATTGAGCTGATTCTGGATAACCATCCGCAGGATTGCCACACCTGCGAACGTGACGGCAACTGTGAACTCCAGCGGTTGGCGGCGTCCATGGGCATTCGGGCCCGGCATTTTGAGGGCGAACGCAAGCGGTATGAAAAAGACCTGTCCAGCGACGCCGTTATCCGAGACCCTGAAAAGTGCATTTTGTGCGGGCGCTGCGTGCGAATGTGTTCGGAGATTCAGCAGGTCCACAATCTGACCCAGGCCCATCGCGGGTTTCATACCGTCGTGATGCCCGCCTACAATATGCCGATGGGGGAAAGCGTCTGCACCGCCTGCGGCCAGTGCATCAATGTCTGTCCGACGGCGGCGTTCCTGGAAAAGAATTATACGCAGGAACTTTTCGAAAAGCTCAACGACCCGAATCTGGTGAAGGTTGTTCAGTTTGCACCGTCTGTGCGGGCGGCTATCGGAGAGGCCTTTGGGCTGGAGCCCGGTCTGAATATGGAAGGACAGCTGGTTGCCTCGCTTCGCAAACTGGGTTTTGATTATGTGTTCGATACGCAGTTTGCGGCGGATTTGACGATTATGGAAGAAGCCAGCGAATTTCTCGAACGGCTTCAAAGCGGCGGCGTGCTGCCGATGATTACGTCCTGCTCCAGTGCCTGGATGAAATGTCTGGAACAGTTTTATCCGGACCTGATTCCGAATGTCTCCACCTGCAAGTCGCCGATGTCGATGCAGGGAGCGGTGACCAAGACGTATTTTGCCCGGAAGAAAAAGATTGACCCCCGCAAAATCCTCAGTGTTGCCGTGATGTGCTGTACGGCCAAGAAATATGAAGCCGCACGGCCCGAGCTGATGTTTGACGGGATGCGGGGAGTGGATATTGTTGTCACGACCCGTGAAGCCGCCTGGATGATCAAATCCGCCGGGATTGATTTGGTTCATATTCAGCCCGAAGAGCCGGACCATCCGCTCGGGATTTCCAGCGGTGCCGGTGCGATTTTCGGGGCCACAGGCGGAGTGATGGAAGCCGCCATTCGAACGGCGTATGAGCTTTATACCGGTGAGACCCTCGTGGATATCGAGGTGGAGGCCGTTCGGGGGCTCAAGGGCATCAAAGAGGGCAGCATCGTCATGGACGGCAAGGAAATCCGGGTGGCCGTCGCCCACGGTCTGGGCAATGCCTGCCGGCTTCTGGAACGAGTCCGCCAAGACCCTTCTCGGTATCACTTCATTGAGATTATGGGCTGTCCGGGCGGATGCGTCGGCGGCGGCGGTCAGCCGTATGCCCAGATTAATTCCATTCCGCTTGATGATGACAATCTGCGGAAGCGGGCGCAGGCCCTTTATGATTTGGACAAAGCCAAAACCATCCGGCGAAGCCATGACAATCCGGATGTGCAGAAACTGTATAAGGAGTTTCTCCAGAGCCCGCTCAGTCCGGTGTCTCATCAGTACCTGCATACCCATTATAAGGCCAAAACGCCGGTGGGGATTATTCCGAGAAAAGAACGCACCATGTCGGGAGATTCAAAATGA
- a CDS encoding response regulator, with amino-acid sequence MAKKVLIIDDDADFVESIENLLEARGYEVVSASNGKEGVEAAKKEKPNLIILDVMMTTKDEGFNVARQLNELEGVKGTPVVMVTGVRREMNLPFGFEPDQTWLPVKQVLEKPIKPETLLKAVADHIQ; translated from the coding sequence ATGGCGAAAAAAGTACTGATTATCGATGATGATGCGGATTTTGTGGAAAGCATTGAGAATCTGCTGGAAGCCCGCGGATATGAGGTGGTTTCCGCTTCCAATGGAAAAGAGGGCGTAGAGGCCGCCAAAAAGGAAAAGCCCAACCTGATTATCCTCGATGTGATGATGACGACCAAAGATGAGGGGTTTAATGTCGCCCGTCAGCTGAATGAACTGGAAGGGGTCAAGGGGACGCCGGTTGTGATGGTGACGGGAGTGCGGCGGGAAATGAATCTGCCGTTCGGTTTTGAACCCGATCAGACCTGGCTGCCTGTCAAGCAGGTGCTGGAAAAACCGATTAAGCCGGAAACCTTACTGAAGGCCGTAGCTGATCATATTCAATAA